Proteins found in one Polymorphobacter fuscus genomic segment:
- a CDS encoding spinster family MFS transporter produces MTGRETSSTAADVARPGLPPVGGAYAKYVLGVLMVVYIFNFIDRSILTILGPYIQKDLGLSDGQLGLLSGTVFALFYGLFGLALGKLADTWLRTRTIALGLAVWSGMTALSGFATNFGGLAAARVGVGVGEASASPAAYSLISDWFPKARRATALAIYSSGIFIGAGLSFAISGVVVEGWNNAFAPGTAPLGLAGWQAAFLIIGLPGVLLALLVLTLKEPPRGYADGLPAGPREPHPFRKTIAELGTVLPPFTLIGLRRAGASAGVIRANLLAIVAVVIAAILLTMWTDSLIPAEKLKVLARIGGIPLTSNAIQWASMALGVYGVTSWAQSLAVRDKPLFALTWGTPTFLQAAGAGTLISFGSYAVGAWVYIYAFRNLGATPATAGLFLGLGSAIGGWVGTSLGGIIGDAWRKRSPSGRLVVSLLASILPLPVSIFAFWTQDLNAFYIAIFLTNLISTFWLGGVTASMQDLVLPRMRGTAGAMFFLGTTMLGLGNGPYVVGLISDATGDLQFAIRCTFLAAPVVWLLLVLAIRGLPRAESTSLARARAAGEPV; encoded by the coding sequence ATGACCGGCCGCGAGACGTCATCGACTGCAGCTGACGTCGCCCGCCCCGGCCTGCCGCCCGTTGGCGGCGCCTATGCCAAATATGTGCTGGGCGTCCTGATGGTCGTCTATATCTTCAACTTCATCGACCGGTCGATCCTGACCATCCTGGGGCCCTATATCCAGAAGGACCTGGGGCTTTCGGATGGGCAGCTGGGGCTGTTGTCCGGAACGGTCTTTGCGCTTTTCTACGGTCTGTTCGGCCTGGCGCTGGGCAAGCTGGCGGACACGTGGCTGCGCACCCGCACCATCGCGCTCGGCCTCGCCGTCTGGTCGGGAATGACGGCGCTGTCGGGCTTTGCGACCAATTTCGGCGGGCTCGCCGCCGCCCGCGTCGGCGTCGGCGTGGGAGAGGCGAGCGCCAGCCCGGCCGCCTATTCGCTGATCAGCGACTGGTTTCCCAAGGCGCGGCGCGCCACCGCGCTGGCGATCTATTCCAGCGGCATCTTCATCGGCGCCGGCCTGTCGTTCGCCATCAGCGGCGTCGTCGTCGAAGGCTGGAACAATGCCTTTGCGCCCGGCACGGCCCCGCTCGGCCTCGCCGGCTGGCAGGCGGCGTTCCTCATCATCGGCCTGCCCGGTGTGCTGTTGGCGCTGCTCGTGCTGACGTTGAAGGAGCCGCCGCGCGGCTATGCCGATGGCCTGCCGGCCGGCCCGCGCGAGCCGCACCCGTTCCGCAAGACCATCGCCGAACTGGGCACGGTGCTGCCGCCCTTCACACTGATCGGGCTGCGCCGTGCCGGTGCCAGCGCCGGAGTCATCCGCGCCAATCTGCTGGCCATCGTGGCGGTTGTCATCGCCGCCATCCTGCTGACGATGTGGACCGATTCGCTGATACCGGCGGAAAAGTTGAAAGTGCTGGCCCGCATCGGCGGCATCCCCCTGACGTCGAATGCCATCCAATGGGCGTCGATGGCCCTTGGCGTTTACGGCGTCACCAGCTGGGCGCAGTCGCTCGCCGTCCGTGACAAGCCGCTGTTCGCGCTGACCTGGGGCACCCCGACCTTCCTGCAGGCCGCCGGCGCCGGGACACTGATCTCCTTCGGCAGCTACGCCGTCGGGGCCTGGGTCTATATCTACGCCTTTCGCAACCTGGGCGCGACGCCGGCAACCGCGGGGCTGTTCCTGGGCCTTGGTTCGGCGATCGGCGGCTGGGTCGGCACGTCGCTGGGAGGCATCATCGGCGACGCCTGGCGCAAGCGGTCGCCGAGCGGCCGGCTGGTCGTGTCGCTGCTCGCGTCGATCCTGCCGCTGCCGGTGTCGATCTTCGCCTTCTGGACGCAGGACCTCAACGCCTTCTACATCGCCATCTTCCTCACCAACCTGATCAGCACCTTCTGGCTCGGCGGCGTCACCGCATCGATGCAGGACCTGGTGCTGCCGCGCATGCGCGGCACGGCCGGCGCGATGTTCTTCCTCGGCACGACGATGCTGGGGCTGGGCAACGGCCCCTATGTCGTCGGGCTGATCAGCGACGCCACCGGAGACCTGCAATTCGCGATCCGCTGCACCTTCCTTGCCGCCCCGGTGGTCTGGCTGCTGCTGGTCCTTGCCATCCGCGGCCTGCCGCGCGCCGAATCCACATCGCTCGCCCGCGCCCGTGCGGCCGGCGAACCTGTCTGA
- a CDS encoding SDR family oxidoreductase, with the protein MKIDQLFSVAGKTVVITGGSRGIGEMIARAYVDNGATVILTSRKASDVEGLAAQLGSAAHAIPADLSQMAEIDRFAAEVARLTPKVDVLFNNAGASWGADFDSFPESGWDKVMDINVKSVFFLTQRLIGLLEAAARPDDYARVINIGSIDGQHVSGIETYSYAASKAAVLHLTRMMAKNLAGRHIAVNAIAPGYFPSKMTAAIAEEFAAGSLAATPMQRRGDADDMGGVALFLGSRASAFLCGSVLTVDGGYATTV; encoded by the coding sequence TTGAAGATCGACCAGCTCTTTTCCGTCGCCGGCAAGACCGTCGTCATCACCGGCGGCAGCCGCGGCATCGGCGAGATGATCGCCCGCGCCTATGTCGACAATGGCGCGACGGTTATCCTGACCAGCCGCAAGGCCAGCGATGTCGAAGGCCTGGCAGCGCAGCTCGGCAGCGCCGCCCATGCAATCCCCGCCGACCTTTCGCAGATGGCCGAAATCGACCGTTTTGCCGCCGAGGTCGCCAGGCTGACACCGAAGGTCGATGTGCTGTTCAACAACGCCGGCGCATCCTGGGGCGCGGACTTCGACAGTTTCCCGGAATCCGGTTGGGACAAGGTCATGGACATCAACGTCAAGTCGGTCTTCTTCCTGACCCAGCGCCTGATCGGGCTGCTCGAGGCGGCGGCCCGGCCCGATGATTATGCCCGGGTGATCAACATCGGCTCGATCGACGGGCAGCATGTGTCGGGGATCGAAACCTACAGCTACGCCGCTTCCAAGGCCGCCGTGCTGCACCTGACCCGGATGATGGCGAAGAACCTCGCGGGCCGACACATTGCCGTCAACGCAATTGCGCCGGGGTACTTCCCGTCGAAAATGACCGCGGCCATCGCCGAGGAGTTTGCCGCCGGATCGCTGGCAGCAACGCCGATGCAGCGGCGGGGCGATGCCGACGACATGGGCGGCGTCGCTTTGTTCCTGGGCAGCCGGGCGTCGGCATTCCTGTGCGGCAGCGTGCTCACGGTCGACGGCGGCTACGCCACGACAGTATGA
- the parE gene encoding DNA topoisomerase IV subunit B encodes MSDLFAATAAPSDYDASHIEVLEGLEPVRRRPGMYIGGTDERALHHLAAEVLDNAMDEAVAGHASRIEVTLEADGSLTIADNGRGIPIDPHPRFPDKSALEVIMTMLHSGGKFSGKAYATSGGLHGVGISVVNALSSDMTVEVARNRELHAQRFSRGLPVTTLEKVGAAPNRRGTTIRFLPDTQIFGTDARFRPSRLYKLARSKAYLFGGVEIRWRSFIADGDTPDTAVFQFPGGLADHLRERLADREMVTPDLFAGRADLADGKGAVEWACAWPQYGEGAASFYCNTIPTPDGGTHETGLRTALTKGLRNFATLTGNKKAGELSGEDVFTGAEIMLSLFIRDPQFQSQTKDRLTSPEATRLVENAIKDHFDHWLTGSGDRGRALLAFVVERMEDRLRRRAELNVKRKTATSKRNLRLPGKLTDCARDDAAGTELFIVEGDSAGGSAKQARERMTQAILPIRGKILNVASANAAKIGANSEVADLIQALGCGTRGQYNAAALRYERIVIMTDADVDGAHIATLLMTFFFQEMPGLVRDGRLYLALPPLYRLAAGGTVAYARDDAHRLELLDTIFKGKTKIEVGRFKGLGEMAPQQLRETTMDPAKRTLLRVVLPDGVDARAAVVDLVERLMGRHPEHRFAFIQAHADRVDAEALDA; translated from the coding sequence ATGAGCGATTTGTTCGCCGCCACCGCGGCCCCCAGCGACTATGACGCCAGCCATATCGAGGTTCTGGAGGGTCTCGAACCCGTCCGCCGGCGCCCGGGCATGTATATCGGCGGCACCGATGAGCGTGCACTTCATCACCTCGCCGCGGAAGTGCTCGACAACGCAATGGACGAGGCCGTTGCCGGCCATGCCAGCCGCATCGAAGTGACGCTGGAGGCCGATGGCAGCCTGACCATCGCCGACAATGGCCGCGGCATCCCGATCGACCCGCATCCGCGCTTTCCGGACAAATCGGCGCTGGAAGTCATCATGACCATGCTCCATTCGGGCGGAAAATTCTCCGGCAAGGCCTATGCCACGTCGGGCGGCCTCCACGGCGTCGGCATTTCGGTCGTCAATGCGCTGTCGTCGGACATGACCGTCGAAGTGGCGCGCAACCGCGAACTCCACGCACAGCGCTTTTCGCGCGGGCTGCCGGTCACGACGCTGGAAAAGGTCGGTGCGGCCCCCAACCGCCGCGGCACGACGATCCGGTTCCTGCCCGACACGCAGATCTTCGGCACCGATGCCCGGTTCCGCCCTTCCCGCCTGTACAAGCTCGCGCGCTCCAAGGCCTATCTGTTCGGCGGCGTCGAGATCCGCTGGCGGTCGTTCATCGCCGATGGCGACACGCCCGACACCGCCGTCTTCCAGTTTCCCGGCGGCCTCGCCGACCATCTGCGCGAACGCCTTGCCGACCGCGAGATGGTGACGCCCGACCTGTTTGCCGGCCGCGCCGATCTTGCCGATGGCAAGGGCGCGGTCGAATGGGCCTGCGCCTGGCCGCAATATGGCGAGGGCGCCGCCAGTTTCTATTGCAACACCATTCCCACGCCCGACGGCGGCACCCATGAAACCGGCCTGCGCACCGCGCTGACCAAGGGCCTGCGCAACTTCGCCACCCTTACCGGCAACAAGAAGGCCGGCGAGCTTTCCGGCGAGGATGTTTTCACCGGCGCCGAAATCATGCTGTCGCTGTTCATCCGCGACCCGCAGTTCCAGAGCCAGACCAAGGACCGGCTGACCTCGCCCGAAGCGACCCGGCTCGTCGAAAACGCCATCAAGGACCATTTCGATCATTGGCTGACCGGATCGGGCGATCGCGGGCGGGCCCTGCTCGCCTTTGTGGTCGAGCGGATGGAGGACCGGCTACGCCGCCGTGCCGAGCTCAACGTCAAGCGCAAGACCGCCACCAGCAAACGCAACCTGCGCCTGCCGGGCAAGCTGACCGACTGCGCCCGCGACGACGCCGCCGGCACCGAGCTGTTCATCGTCGAAGGCGATTCGGCGGGCGGCAGTGCCAAGCAGGCGCGCGAGCGCATGACCCAGGCGATCCTGCCGATTCGCGGCAAGATCCTCAACGTCGCCAGCGCCAACGCCGCCAAGATCGGCGCCAACAGCGAGGTTGCCGACCTCATCCAGGCGCTCGGTTGCGGCACGCGTGGTCAATACAACGCCGCTGCGCTGCGCTATGAACGCATCGTCATCATGACCGACGCCGATGTCGATGGCGCGCATATCGCGACGCTGCTGATGACCTTTTTCTTCCAGGAAATGCCGGGGCTGGTGCGCGACGGCAGGCTCTATCTCGCCCTGCCGCCGCTCTATCGCCTCGCCGCCGGCGGCACCGTTGCCTATGCCCGCGACGACGCCCACCGGCTGGAACTGCTCGACACGATTTTCAAGGGCAAGACCAAGATCGAGGTCGGGCGTTTCAAGGGGCTGGGCGAAATGGCGCCGCAACAGTTGCGCGAAACGACCATGGACCCCGCCAAACGCACCCTGTTGCGCGTCGTGCTGCCCGATGGCGTCGACGCGCGTGCGGCCGTTGTCGACCTTGTCGAGCGGCTGATGGGGCGCCATCCGGAACACCGCTTTGCCTTCATCCAGGCGCATGCTGACCGCGTCGATGCCGAAGCCCTTGATGCATGA
- a CDS encoding S9 family peptidase, with protein sequence MKPHLLALLLAAATPAIAATPFEAADLYRLSMVTDPKVSPDGNHVVFTRAAFDIQSDTRTGELWLATVSGTKIDQRLLAGAATKAGGAEWSPDGKRIAYVAPFLGKPQLWVMDIATGTARMVTSGKVGPRGIAWSPDGSRIAFVGRVESPVVTIPGMPAKPEGATWATAPKVIDSFRYRNDGSGYIAPGAEQLFVTTLDGAAPVQLTKGDTDQISSTAIEWTPDGERIVYATRLRPGADMLPAESDLYSIAASGGAPVRLTDIDGSEEQPAVSPDGKMIAWVGAPTSTKFYIQPDLWIRPMAGGPARNLTARLDRPIIDAKWAKDGKGLYIFYNDAGFTRVARVSVNADTDKFGPMVIVEKVGGTRLYLPSSGGNWSEGNGTFAYTSAEADRPAALAIERQGHLVGKVDFNADWRASKSIGKLERVTWRSSVGALPIEGWVQYPPDFDPAKKYPLALEIHGGPNGDYGPYFSVTHQIYAAAGYIVLFSNPRGSIGYGEAFANGIDPSRGGSYPGDDHADLMSGVDEMVKRPYVDANNLFIGGGSGGGVLTTNAIAKTDRFRAAAALRPVTDWTVQGLTSDIVAVTLQNWVPGRPWDNHEDYWKRSTLSMVGSVKTPTLLIDGDADWRTPIAQTEAYYQALKVRGIDARMVRLPEAGHGMGRPSQWLASILAVTDWYGRYRAK encoded by the coding sequence GTGAAGCCCCATCTCCTTGCCCTGCTGCTTGCTGCCGCGACGCCGGCGATCGCCGCCACACCCTTCGAAGCCGCCGACCTTTACCGCCTGTCGATGGTCACCGACCCCAAGGTGTCGCCCGATGGCAACCATGTCGTCTTCACCCGTGCCGCCTTCGACATCCAGAGCGACACCCGCACCGGGGAGCTGTGGCTGGCGACGGTCAGCGGTACAAAGATCGACCAGCGGCTGCTGGCCGGTGCCGCCACCAAGGCCGGTGGCGCCGAATGGTCCCCCGATGGCAAGCGCATCGCCTATGTTGCGCCGTTCCTAGGCAAGCCGCAGCTCTGGGTCATGGACATCGCCACCGGCACGGCGCGGATGGTCACCAGCGGCAAGGTCGGTCCTCGCGGCATCGCCTGGTCGCCCGATGGCAGCCGCATTGCCTTTGTCGGCCGGGTCGAATCGCCGGTCGTGACCATCCCCGGCATGCCGGCAAAGCCCGAAGGCGCAACCTGGGCGACGGCGCCCAAGGTCATCGACAGCTTCCGCTATCGCAACGACGGCAGCGGCTATATCGCGCCGGGCGCCGAGCAGTTGTTCGTCACCACCCTTGATGGCGCCGCGCCGGTGCAATTGACCAAGGGCGACACCGACCAGATTTCCAGCACGGCAATCGAATGGACCCCCGACGGCGAGCGCATTGTCTATGCGACACGGCTGCGCCCCGGCGCCGACATGCTGCCAGCCGAATCGGACCTCTACAGCATCGCGGCAAGCGGCGGTGCCCCGGTGCGGCTGACCGACATCGATGGCAGCGAGGAACAGCCTGCAGTGTCGCCCGACGGCAAGATGATCGCCTGGGTCGGCGCGCCGACCAGCACCAAATTCTACATCCAGCCCGATTTGTGGATCCGGCCCATGGCCGGCGGCCCGGCGCGGAACCTGACGGCCCGGCTCGACCGCCCGATCATCGACGCCAAATGGGCAAAGGACGGCAAGGGTCTGTATATCTTCTACAATGATGCCGGCTTCACCCGCGTGGCGCGGGTTTCGGTCAACGCCGATACCGACAAGTTCGGGCCGATGGTGATTGTCGAAAAGGTCGGCGGCACGCGGCTGTATCTGCCCTCCTCCGGCGGTAACTGGTCGGAAGGCAATGGCACCTTCGCCTATACCAGCGCCGAGGCGGATCGGCCGGCGGCACTCGCCATCGAGCGGCAGGGCCATCTGGTCGGCAAGGTCGATTTCAACGCCGACTGGCGCGCCAGCAAGAGCATCGGCAAGCTGGAACGAGTCACCTGGCGCTCGAGCGTCGGCGCCCTGCCCATCGAAGGCTGGGTGCAGTATCCGCCGGACTTCGACCCCGCCAAGAAATACCCGCTCGCACTGGAGATCCACGGCGGCCCCAATGGCGACTATGGCCCCTATTTCTCGGTCACCCACCAGATCTATGCCGCTGCCGGCTATATCGTGCTGTTTTCCAACCCGCGCGGCTCGATCGGCTATGGCGAGGCCTTTGCCAACGGCATCGATCCGTCGCGCGGCGGCAGCTACCCCGGCGACGACCATGCCGACCTGATGTCCGGCGTCGATGAGATGGTCAAACGCCCCTATGTCGACGCCAACAACCTGTTCATCGGCGGCGGTTCGGGCGGCGGCGTGCTGACCACCAACGCCATCGCCAAGACCGACCGCTTCCGCGCCGCGGCGGCGCTGCGCCCGGTCACCGACTGGACGGTGCAGGGGCTGACATCGGATATCGTCGCGGTGACGCTGCAGAACTGGGTGCCGGGCCGGCCCTGGGACAATCACGAGGACTATTGGAAGCGATCGACGCTGAGCATGGTCGGCAGCGTCAAGACTCCGACGCTGCTGATCGACGGCGACGCCGACTGGCGCACCCCGATCGCCCAAACCGAAGCCTATTACCAGGCGCTCAAGGTTCGCGGTATCGACGCGCGAATGGTGCGCCTGCCGGAGGCGGGCCATGGCATGGGGCGGCCGTCGCAGTGGCTGGCATCGATCCTGGCGGTGACGGATTGGTACGGGCGGTATCGCGCCAAATAA
- a CDS encoding sensor histidine kinase codes for MVAYLQKLLGSTGLAPHGYCLLWDPVLIWTHVLADAVIGLSYFSIPVALAVFLTRRPDMRFRWIAWLFVAFILACGATHFMAIWTLWNPDYGAQALLKLATAIISVATAVALWPLLPRTLALPSPAQLEAANAALQLRIDERDTALAALAAQTEERMRAEAMLRQAQKMDAVGQLTAGIAHDFNNLLTVVIGNIDRARRLSGQDSITLPALENAMTGAQSAARLTDQLLAFARQQPLLPALSDLNAITDRILTLFNSMIDPSITVDVALAPDLWPVQIDTGQAENAVLNLLVNARDAMRHGGQLRVLTRNQPDPDGDRVVLQVTDTGQGMDEATRERIFEPFFTTKTLGRGSGLGLSQVYGFVTQSKGSVTIDSAPGEGATISVYLPRAMEGR; via the coding sequence ATGGTCGCGTATCTGCAAAAGCTCCTCGGGTCGACGGGGCTGGCGCCGCACGGCTATTGCCTGTTGTGGGATCCGGTGCTGATCTGGACGCACGTCCTTGCCGATGCCGTCATCGGCCTGTCCTATTTCTCCATCCCCGTTGCACTCGCCGTGTTCCTGACGCGGCGGCCGGACATGCGGTTCCGGTGGATCGCCTGGCTGTTCGTGGCGTTCATCCTGGCGTGCGGCGCCACCCATTTCATGGCGATCTGGACGCTGTGGAACCCCGACTATGGCGCCCAGGCGCTGCTGAAGCTGGCGACCGCGATCATCTCCGTCGCCACCGCCGTGGCGCTGTGGCCGCTGTTGCCGCGCACGCTGGCGCTGCCGTCGCCAGCGCAGCTGGAGGCGGCGAATGCGGCATTGCAATTGCGGATCGACGAGCGCGACACGGCGCTGGCGGCGCTGGCAGCGCAAACCGAAGAACGCATGCGCGCCGAAGCCATGCTGCGCCAGGCCCAGAAGATGGACGCCGTCGGCCAGCTGACAGCCGGAATCGCGCATGATTTCAACAATCTGCTGACCGTCGTGATCGGCAATATCGATCGTGCCCGGCGCCTGTCGGGCCAAGATTCGATTACCCTGCCGGCCTTGGAAAATGCCATGACCGGCGCGCAATCGGCGGCGCGGCTGACCGACCAGTTGCTGGCCTTTGCCCGCCAGCAGCCGCTGCTGCCGGCGCTGTCGGACCTGAACGCGATCACCGATCGTATCCTGACGCTTTTCAACAGCATGATCGACCCGTCGATCACGGTCGATGTCGCGCTGGCGCCCGACCTCTGGCCTGTCCAGATCGATACCGGCCAGGCGGAAAACGCCGTCCTCAACCTGCTCGTCAACGCCCGCGACGCCATGCGCCATGGTGGCCAGTTGCGGGTGTTGACGCGCAACCAGCCGGATCCCGACGGGGACCGCGTGGTCCTGCAGGTCACCGATACCGGCCAGGGCATGGACGAGGCGACGCGCGAGCGCATCTTCGAACCCTTTTTCACGACCAAGACGCTGGGTCGCGGCTCCGGCCTCGGCCTCAGCCAGGTCTATGGCTTTGTCACCCAGTCGAAAGGCAGTGTCACGATCGACAGTGCCCCCGGCGAAGGTGCCACGATCAGCGTTTATCTCCCCCGCGCCATGGAAGGCCGATAG
- the msrA gene encoding peptide-methionine (S)-S-oxide reductase MsrA → MSNLAVVTLAGGCFWCTEAVFNELRGVESVVSGYIGGSVDHPTYEQVCSGRTGHAEAVRIAYDPDVVGLDDLLDIFFHTHDPTTLNRQGADTGTQYRSAIFPADAAQRDAAEAAIRRNQAVWDAPIVTTIEPDSTWYPAEDYHQRYFERNGTANGYCAAVVAPKLAKFRKGYAARLKRTAASV, encoded by the coding sequence ATGTCGAACTTGGCAGTCGTGACGTTGGCGGGCGGGTGCTTCTGGTGCACCGAGGCGGTTTTCAATGAATTGCGCGGGGTCGAAAGCGTGGTTTCGGGTTATATCGGCGGCAGCGTCGACCACCCGACCTATGAGCAGGTTTGCAGCGGCCGGACGGGCCATGCCGAAGCCGTGCGTATCGCCTATGACCCCGACGTTGTCGGGCTGGACGACTTGCTCGACATTTTCTTCCACACCCATGACCCGACGACGCTCAATCGTCAGGGCGCGGACACCGGCACCCAGTATCGGTCGGCGATCTTCCCGGCCGATGCTGCCCAGCGTGACGCGGCGGAAGCCGCGATCCGCCGCAACCAGGCGGTGTGGGACGCACCGATCGTGACCACGATCGAACCCGACAGCACCTGGTATCCCGCCGAGGATTATCACCAGCGCTATTTCGAGCGGAACGGCACCGCCAACGGCTATTGCGCCGCGGTGGTGGCGCCCAAGCTGGCCAAGTTCCGCAAGGGCTATGCGGCACGGTTGAAGCGCACCGCAGCGAGCGTGTAG
- the glnA gene encoding type I glutamate--ammonia ligase, translated as MAKLVAGILDMIKEKEIEWVDLRFTDPKGKWQHLTMVSSVIDEDMLTDGFMFDGSSIEGWKAINESDMILMPDLEAVYIDPFSATPMLILVCDVVEPSTGQLYSRDPRSTAKRGEAYLKSTGIGDTIYIGPEAEFFVFDDVRFGLGYGEGFYHLDDIELPGNSGKVYEGGNMAHRPRVKGGYFPVAPVDSAVDLRGEMVATMIEMGLPCDKHHHEVAAAQHELGLTFGTLTTTADRMQVYKYVVHQVAHAYGKTATFMPKPIKDDNGSGMHTHLSIWNGKTPLFAGDGYAGLSELALFFIGGIIKHAKACNAFTNPSTNSYKRLVPGFEAPVLLAYSSRNRSASCRIPYGSGGKAKRVEVRFPDAMANPYLCYTALLMAGLDGIENRIHPGAPMDKNLYDLPPKELKKVPTVCASLREALGALDRSRAVFTKGGVFTDDQIDSYIEVKMQDVMRWEMTPAPVEFDMYYSV; from the coding sequence ATGGCAAAGCTCGTCGCCGGCATCCTCGACATGATCAAGGAAAAGGAGATCGAATGGGTCGATCTGCGGTTCACCGATCCCAAGGGCAAGTGGCAGCACCTGACCATGGTTTCCAGCGTCATCGATGAAGACATGCTGACCGACGGCTTCATGTTCGACGGTTCGTCGATCGAAGGCTGGAAGGCGATCAACGAATCCGACATGATCCTCATGCCCGACCTCGAGGCAGTCTACATCGATCCGTTCTCGGCGACGCCGATGCTGATCCTGGTCTGCGATGTGGTCGAACCGTCGACGGGCCAGCTCTACAGCCGCGATCCGCGCTCGACCGCCAAGCGCGGGGAAGCCTATCTCAAGTCGACCGGCATCGGCGACACCATCTACATCGGGCCGGAAGCCGAATTCTTCGTTTTCGACGATGTCCGCTTCGGCCTCGGCTACGGCGAAGGCTTCTACCATCTCGACGACATCGAGCTGCCGGGCAATTCGGGCAAGGTCTATGAAGGCGGCAACATGGCGCACCGCCCGCGCGTCAAGGGCGGGTATTTTCCCGTCGCCCCGGTCGACAGCGCCGTCGATCTGCGCGGCGAGATGGTTGCGACGATGATCGAAATGGGGCTGCCTTGCGACAAGCATCACCATGAAGTCGCCGCCGCCCAGCACGAGCTCGGCCTGACCTTCGGCACGCTGACGACGACGGCCGACCGCATGCAGGTCTACAAATATGTCGTCCACCAGGTCGCCCATGCCTATGGCAAGACCGCGACGTTCATGCCCAAGCCGATCAAGGACGACAATGGCAGCGGCATGCACACCCATTTGTCGATCTGGAACGGCAAGACGCCGCTGTTCGCCGGCGATGGCTATGCCGGCCTTTCGGAACTGGCGCTGTTCTTCATCGGCGGTATCATAAAGCACGCCAAGGCCTGCAACGCCTTCACCAACCCGTCGACCAACAGCTACAAGCGGCTGGTCCCGGGCTTCGAAGCGCCAGTGCTGCTCGCCTATTCGTCGCGCAACCGCTCGGCCTCGTGCCGCATCCCCTATGGCAGCGGCGGCAAGGCGAAGCGCGTCGAAGTCCGCTTCCCCGATGCCATGGCCAATCCCTATCTCTGCTACACGGCGCTGCTGATGGCCGGGCTGGACGGCATTGAAAACCGCATCCATCCGGGCGCGCCGATGGACAAGAACCTCTATGACCTGCCGCCGAAGGAACTGAAGAAGGTCCCGACGGTCTGCGCCTCGCTGCGTGAAGCTCTGGGGGCGCTCGACCGGTCGCGCGCTGTCTTCACCAAGGGTGGGGTCTTCACCGACGACCAGATCGATTCGTACATCGAAGTGAAGATGCAGGATGTTATGCGTTGGGAAATGACGCCGGCACCGGTCGAATTCGACATGTACTACAGCGTCTGA
- a CDS encoding P-II family nitrogen regulator, producing MKKIEAVIKPFKLDEVKEALHEVGVSGITVTEAKGFGRQKGHTELYRGAEYVVDFLPKVRLEIVVDDDQVERVVEAIANAARTGRIGDGKIFVSPIESAVRIRTGERDSDAI from the coding sequence GTGAAAAAGATCGAGGCGGTCATCAAGCCCTTCAAGCTCGACGAAGTGAAGGAAGCGCTGCACGAAGTCGGCGTATCGGGAATAACGGTTACGGAAGCCAAGGGGTTCGGCCGCCAGAAGGGCCATACCGAGCTGTATCGCGGCGCCGAATATGTCGTCGATTTCCTGCCCAAGGTGCGGCTGGAGATCGTCGTCGATGACGACCAGGTCGAACGCGTCGTGGAGGCGATCGCCAACGCTGCGCGCACCGGCCGCATCGGCGACGGCAAGATCTTCGTATCGCCGATCGAAAGTGCCGTCCGCATCCGCACCGGAGAGCGCGATTCCGACGCGATCTGA